The Streptomyces sp. NL15-2K genome contains a region encoding:
- a CDS encoding SAM-dependent methyltransferase yields the protein MSDPSASRDEGIARTARLRTDVSHSARIWNYWLGGKDHYPVDEEVGDQILSFVPALPRSAVADRRFLARAVRFLAGEAGVRQFLDVGTGLPTADNTHEVAQGVDPSCRIVYVDNDPLVLAHAHALLTSSPEGVTDYIEADVHDPGAIIERAARILNFDEPVAITMLGVLNFVMDTDEAVDIVHRLLDAVPSGSYLVVSHPTTEVDAEAMRTAVDYWNGQGSAPMTLRSRTDLLRLFDRVDLLEPGLVSCSRWRPEAAREEIVDVTHFGGVGRKP from the coding sequence ATGTCCGACCCCTCAGCGTCCCGCGACGAAGGCATCGCCCGCACCGCCCGGCTGCGGACCGACGTGTCCCACTCGGCGCGGATCTGGAACTACTGGCTGGGCGGCAAGGACCACTACCCCGTCGACGAGGAGGTCGGCGATCAGATCCTGTCCTTCGTGCCGGCGCTGCCCCGCTCCGCCGTCGCGGACCGGCGCTTTCTGGCGCGGGCGGTGCGGTTCCTGGCCGGGGAGGCGGGGGTCCGGCAATTCCTGGACGTCGGCACCGGCCTGCCGACCGCCGACAACACCCACGAGGTCGCGCAGGGCGTCGACCCGTCGTGCCGGATCGTGTACGTCGACAACGACCCCCTCGTCCTCGCCCACGCGCACGCCCTGCTCACCAGCAGCCCCGAGGGGGTCACGGACTACATCGAGGCCGATGTCCACGACCCCGGGGCGATCATCGAGCGCGCCGCGCGCATCCTGAACTTCGACGAGCCCGTCGCCATCACCATGCTGGGCGTCCTCAACTTCGTCATGGACACCGACGAGGCCGTCGACATCGTGCACCGTCTCCTGGACGCCGTGCCCTCCGGCAGCTACCTGGTCGTCTCCCACCCCACCACGGAGGTCGACGCCGAGGCGATGAGGACGGCGGTGGACTACTGGAACGGCCAGGGTTCGGCCCCGATGACCCTGCGCAGCCGTACGGACCTCCTGCGCCTCTTCGACCGCGTCGACCTCCTCGAACCGGGCCTCGTCTCCTGCTCCCGCTGGCGCCCCGAGGCGGCGCGGGAGGAGATCGTGGACGTCACGCACTTCGGCGGGGTGGGCAGGAAGCCGTAA
- a CDS encoding DUF6879 family protein, whose protein sequence is MLLDDDEWRRTFDAYERDAWRFEAQPTYTMPREAENVARFLRGEPKPADHNSRWHERVRGFVTSGRSIGRVRVVRQPLTDYQRYQFAWGIPGNIKAGEDIRILDVTQDDYGLPLSGTDWWMFDETRIVHLNFRTDGTQINRELFTGDLAPYLEWRRIALAHSVPFAEYVKEFG, encoded by the coding sequence GTGCTCTTGGATGATGACGAGTGGCGTCGGACCTTCGACGCGTACGAACGTGACGCATGGCGGTTCGAGGCCCAGCCCACCTACACGATGCCGAGGGAGGCCGAGAACGTCGCCCGCTTCCTTCGGGGGGAGCCGAAGCCCGCGGACCACAATTCACGCTGGCATGAGCGGGTACGGGGATTTGTGACGTCAGGGCGCTCCATCGGGCGCGTACGAGTCGTGCGGCAGCCGTTGACGGACTATCAGCGGTACCAATTCGCCTGGGGAATCCCCGGAAACATCAAAGCCGGGGAAGACATCCGCATCCTGGATGTCACACAGGATGACTACGGGCTCCCCCTCTCAGGAACGGATTGGTGGATGTTCGACGAAACGCGAATAGTACACCTCAACTTCCGGACGGACGGGACGCAGATCAACCGAGAGTTGTTCACGGGCGATCTTGCTCCGTATTTGGAGTGGAGGCGGATCGCCCTGGCTCACTCCGTACCGTTCGCCGAGTACGTGAAAGAATTCGGGTGA
- a CDS encoding helix-turn-helix transcriptional regulator, giving the protein MTFDPEQLGQSRTDLAERLRELRKRAGLTGDRLARRCNMSQSQISKFETGKKTPKLVDVERILRALDAPPELVYEITALARIANTEWQDKRSSWRRGMEKRQAELASLESDATELRYFLPSMITGLLATPEYIRGSLSHTPGDSSKTAARKLERQAVLYDTSKTFTFLLTEQAARWAILTAPAMAVQIDRLVSLSHLPNLRIGVVPFATVMPRGPMNTFTIYDDRLATVENFTGRMVFRDSRDVSEYLAVFSIFEQQACFDNEARGLLQQWADLYR; this is encoded by the coding sequence GTGACGTTTGATCCTGAGCAGCTGGGACAGTCGCGGACAGATCTAGCAGAAAGGCTCCGCGAACTGCGCAAGCGAGCCGGTCTCACAGGTGACCGGCTCGCTCGTCGCTGCAACATGTCCCAGAGCCAGATCAGTAAGTTCGAGACAGGCAAGAAGACGCCGAAACTGGTGGATGTTGAGCGTATTCTTCGAGCGCTCGACGCTCCCCCTGAACTGGTCTATGAGATTACAGCTCTCGCGCGCATCGCGAATACCGAGTGGCAGGATAAACGCTCTTCCTGGCGTCGAGGCATGGAGAAACGTCAGGCAGAGCTGGCCTCGCTGGAGTCCGACGCGACGGAGTTGAGATACTTCCTTCCTTCTATGATCACTGGCCTGTTGGCCACGCCCGAGTACATTCGCGGCAGCCTGAGCCATACGCCGGGCGACTCATCTAAGACTGCGGCACGCAAGTTGGAGCGCCAGGCCGTTCTCTACGACACGTCGAAGACTTTCACGTTCCTTCTCACGGAGCAGGCAGCAAGGTGGGCGATCCTGACGGCACCTGCTATGGCGGTGCAGATTGACCGTCTTGTTTCACTTTCCCACCTGCCGAACCTTCGCATCGGCGTAGTTCCGTTTGCCACTGTCATGCCCCGAGGCCCGATGAATACCTTCACGATCTATGACGACCGCCTGGCCACGGTGGAGAACTTCACTGGCCGCATGGTTTTTCGGGACTCTCGAGACGTATCCGAGTACCTTGCCGTGTTCTCGATTTTTGAGCAGCAGGCTTGCTTTGATAACGAGGCAAGGGGTTTGCTCCAACAGTGGGCAGATCTCTACCGATGA
- a CDS encoding DUF397 domain-containing protein: MLNGSDLYALDIDGTSFVKACGGPCTEGCVTLARIGDNAWALGDSKRPDAEPLRFTTEELDAAGIDPVRFGLSV; the protein is encoded by the coding sequence ATGCTGAACGGAAGTGACCTGTACGCGCTCGACATCGACGGGACCTCGTTCGTGAAGGCGTGCGGCGGTCCCTGCACCGAGGGGTGCGTGACGCTGGCCCGGATCGGCGACAACGCCTGGGCTCTCGGTGACAGCAAGCGGCCGGACGCGGAGCCGCTGCGGTTCACCACGGAGGAGTTGGACGCGGCCGGCATCGATCCGGTGCGGTTCGGCCTGTCCGTCTGA
- a CDS encoding site-specific integrase produces MTGNEAGPTDGEPLVAVFERWATTRGVENSSVKQYRTILARTVAPFFGDHGVRGVTSSQVEKWVDWMTHSLGHKPSTVRFRFSILMSVFSWAMEKGLVDVNPCRAVALPVSGARTYRDQRAEVHVPGTETVLAVIGAAPERYRGMLWLMAGCGLRLGEAMGLGRDRISFTRQLITVDRQVACDRDTGSGRYGSMRLRHTKWREDGEQGRRVPLPDVVGMALRRHLRDHATWGEEELLFSNATGTGLLYPYYWYGRIWRPALATAGVEYFKSHSLRHFYAASLLSQGVPVSEVSAWLGHTSVSFTERYYADLMPDAPDRARLAIDGTLGLGRQATPATGVPRLHGMALA; encoded by the coding sequence GTGACGGGGAACGAGGCGGGGCCGACGGACGGTGAGCCGCTTGTGGCGGTCTTCGAGCGATGGGCCACGACGAGAGGGGTGGAGAACAGCAGCGTCAAGCAGTACCGGACGATCCTGGCTCGGACCGTGGCGCCATTCTTCGGCGACCACGGCGTCAGGGGCGTTACCTCGTCACAGGTCGAGAAGTGGGTGGACTGGATGACCCATTCGCTTGGCCACAAGCCCTCCACCGTTCGATTCCGCTTCAGCATCCTCATGTCGGTGTTCAGTTGGGCGATGGAGAAAGGGCTGGTCGACGTCAACCCGTGCCGGGCAGTGGCTCTCCCCGTGAGCGGCGCCCGGACGTACCGGGACCAGCGCGCGGAGGTCCACGTCCCTGGGACGGAGACGGTACTCGCCGTCATCGGAGCCGCCCCGGAGCGGTACCGGGGGATGCTCTGGCTGATGGCCGGTTGTGGACTGCGGCTCGGCGAGGCCATGGGACTCGGCCGCGACCGAATCTCCTTCACCCGGCAACTGATCACAGTCGACCGGCAAGTCGCCTGCGACCGGGACACCGGGTCGGGACGGTACGGCAGCATGCGACTGCGCCACACCAAGTGGCGTGAGGACGGAGAGCAAGGCCGTCGGGTGCCGCTCCCTGATGTGGTGGGCATGGCCCTGCGCCGCCACCTCAGGGATCACGCCACCTGGGGTGAGGAGGAACTACTGTTCAGCAACGCGACAGGCACTGGACTGCTGTACCCGTACTACTGGTACGGCCGGATCTGGCGCCCCGCGCTTGCCACAGCAGGCGTCGAATACTTCAAGTCGCATAGCCTGCGGCACTTCTACGCGGCGTCGCTTCTGAGTCAGGGGGTTCCGGTCTCAGAGGTCTCGGCCTGGCTGGGCCATACGTCGGTGAGCTTCACTGAGCGGTATTACGCGGACCTGATGCCGGACGCCCCTGACCGTGCGCGGCTCGCGATCGACGGGACCTTGGGACTGGGCCGACAGGCGACTCCTGCAACGGGCGTGCCCAGACTCCATGGGATGGCGTTGGCGTAG
- a CDS encoding acyl-CoA dehydrogenase: MAGSADFDLYRPSEEHDMLRDAIRSLAEAKIAPYAAVVDEEARFPQEALNALVANDLHAVHVPEEYGGAGADALATVIVIEEVARVCASSSLIPAVNKLGSLPVILSGSQDLKKKYMTPLAKGDAMFSYCLSEPDAGSDAAGMKTKAVRDGDHYVLNGVKRWITNAGESEYYTVMAVTDPTKRSKGISAFVVEKSDEGVSFGAPEKKLGIKGSPTREVYLDNVRIPADRMIGEEGTGFATAMKTLDHTRITIAAQALGIAQGALDYAKGYVQERKQFGKPIADFQGVQFMLADMAMKIEAARQLTYAAAAKSQRGDSDLTFQGAAAKCFASDVAMEVTVDAVQLLGGYGYTRDYPVERMMRDAKITQVYEGTNQIQRIVMARNLP; encoded by the coding sequence TTGGCCGGATCGGCTGACTTCGACCTGTACCGCCCGTCCGAGGAGCACGACATGCTCCGTGACGCCATCCGCTCGCTGGCCGAGGCGAAGATCGCGCCGTACGCCGCCGTGGTGGACGAGGAGGCGCGCTTCCCCCAGGAGGCGCTGAACGCCCTCGTGGCCAACGACCTGCACGCCGTCCACGTCCCCGAGGAGTACGGCGGCGCGGGCGCGGACGCGCTGGCCACGGTGATAGTGATCGAGGAGGTGGCGCGGGTGTGTGCCTCCTCCTCCCTGATCCCGGCGGTGAACAAACTGGGTTCGCTGCCCGTGATCCTCTCCGGCTCGCAGGACCTGAAGAAGAAGTACATGACCCCGCTCGCCAAGGGCGACGCGATGTTCTCGTACTGCCTGTCCGAGCCCGACGCGGGCTCGGACGCGGCCGGCATGAAGACGAAGGCGGTCCGCGACGGCGACCACTACGTCCTCAACGGCGTGAAGCGCTGGATCACCAACGCGGGCGAGTCGGAGTACTACACGGTGATGGCCGTGACCGACCCCACCAAGCGCTCGAAGGGCATCTCGGCGTTCGTGGTCGAGAAGTCGGACGAGGGTGTCTCCTTCGGCGCCCCGGAGAAGAAGCTCGGCATCAAGGGCTCTCCGACCCGCGAGGTCTACCTGGACAACGTTCGCATCCCCGCCGACCGCATGATCGGCGAGGAGGGCACGGGCTTCGCCACAGCGATGAAGACCCTGGACCACACCCGCATCACGATCGCCGCGCAGGCGCTGGGCATCGCGCAGGGCGCGCTGGACTACGCGAAGGGCTACGTCCAGGAACGCAAGCAGTTCGGCAAGCCGATCGCCGACTTCCAGGGCGTCCAGTTCATGCTCGCCGACATGGCCATGAAGATCGAGGCGGCCCGCCAGCTGACGTACGCGGCGGCGGCGAAGTCCCAGCGAGGTGATTCCGACCTCACCTTCCAGGGCGCGGCGGCGAAGTGTTTCGCGTCGGATGTGGCGATGGAGGTGACGGTGGACGCGGTGCAGTTGCTGGGTGGATACGGGTATACGCGGGATTATCCGGTGGAGCGGATGATGCGGGATGCGAAGATTACGCAGGTGTATGAGGGGACGAACCAGATCCAGCGGATAGTCATGGCCCGCAACCTGCCGTAA